CCCCTTGACCGCGCCGGCCGTGAGGCCGCGCACGAAATACTTGCCTGCGATCACATAGACCAGCAGGGTCCGCAGCCCGGCGATCATCGCCGCCGCCATATCCACGTTATATTCCTTGGCCCCGGTGCTGGTGTTGACCAGGTTGTTCAGCGCCACTGTGATGGGCTGGGAGTCGCCGCTGGAGAACACCACACCGAACAGGAAGTCGTTCCAGATCTGGGTGAACTGCCAGATCAGGCAGACCATGATGATCGGGGTCGACATCGGCAGAATGATCTGACGGAAGATGGTGAAAAAGCCCGCACCGTCCAGGCGTGCCGCCTTGATCAGCGCATCCGGGATGCTCACGTAGTAGTTACGGAAGAACAGCGTGGTAAACGCCAGGCCGTAGACGACGTGCACAAACACCAGGCCCGTGGTGGTGCTGGCCAGGCCCATCTTGCCGAGGGTGAACGACGCCGGCAGCAGTACGGTCTGGAACGGCAGGAAGCAGCCGAACAGCAGCAAGCCGAAGAACAACTGCGAACCGCGGAAACGCCAGAACGACAGCACGTAGCCATTCAGCGCACCGATGGCGGTGGAGATGAGCACGGCCGGAACGGTGATCTTGATCGAGTTCCAGAAGTAACCATCCACCGTATCCCAGGCCTTGATCCAGCCAATGCCGGTGACTACGGTCGGCCAGCTCAGCAGGTTGCCGGTGGTGATGTCTTCCGGGGTCTTGAAGCTGGTGAGCAACATCACCACCAGCGGCACCAGGTACAGCAGCACCGCGAGAATCAGCACCGCGTAGATCGCGATGCGACTCAGGCTGATGGCAGGTTTGGAAGCGAGACTAGTCATTACGTTTGGTCCTCAGCTCGGAGTAGAGGTAAGGCACGATGATCGCGAGGATCGCACCGAGCATCAGGATTGCACTGGCCGACCCCATGCCCATCTGGCCACGGCTGAAGGTGAACGAGTACATGAACATGGCAGGCAGGTCGGACGAGTAGCCCGGGCCACCGGCGGTCATTGCCGCCACCAGGTCGAAGCTCTTGATGGCGATGTGCGCCAGGATCATCACCGCGCTGAAGAACACCGGACGCAGGCTGGGCAGCACCACGCTCCAGTAGATGCGCGGCAGGCTCGCGCCGTCGATCTGGGCCGCACGGATGATCGATTGATCAACACCACGCAGGCCAGCGAGAAACATTGCCATGATAAAACCCGAGGCTTGCCACACAGCCGCGATCACCAGGCAGTAAACGACACGGTCCGGATCGATCAGCCAGTCCAGGCGGAAACCTTCCCAGCCCCAGTCACGCAGGAGTTTGTCCAGGCCCATGCCTGGGTTGAGCAGCCATTTCCAGGCGGTACCGGTGACGATCATCGAGAGCGCCATCGGGTACAGGTAAATGGTGCGGATAAAGCCTTCGCGACGGATTTTCTGGTCGAGGAAAATCGCCAGCGTCACGCCGATCACCAGGGTGATGCCGATGAACATGCCGCCAAACAGCGCCAGGTTCTTGCTCGCCACCCACCAGCGATCGTTGTCGAACAACCGCTCGTATTGCGCAAGGCCCGCCCATTTGTAACTCGGCAGGAATGTGGAGGTGGTGAACGACAACACGAACGTCCACAGGATGTAGCCGTAGAAGCCCACCAACACGATGAACATGCTGGGCGCCAGCACCAGTTTGGGTAGCCAGCGCTGCAGTGCATCGAACGGCGAGGCTTTGCTGAACACAGCAACAGAACTCATGGGAAAATCCAATACAGAGAAAAAGGACTACAGCTTGCAGGGGCCGGCTCGTGGGGTGAGCGAGCTTGCTCCCTCACTCCAAAAGCCGGGTTCCTACAACGGTGTTACTTGGCGGACTTGATCGCAGCGCCCAGTTTCTTGGCAGTGTCGGCCGGGTCGGCTTTCGGGTCGTTGATGTAGTTGGTCACGACGTCAAAGAACGCACCTTGCACAGCCAGGGTGGTGGCCATGTTGTGCGCCATGCTCGGCTGCAGGCCACCGGTCTTGGCGTCTGCCAGGAAGTCCTTGGCGGCGGTCTGGGCACAGGAGTCAAAGCCGTAGGAATCCATTTTGTTCAGCATGTCGTTGCGCACAGGGATCGAGCCCTTGTTGATGCTGAACACTTTCTGGAAGTTCTCACCCAGCACGACTTTGGCGATGTCCTGCTGACCGGCAGCCGTGCCTTTGTCTTTCTGCTTGAACACCGCCAGGGAGTCGATGTTGTAGGTGAAGGCTTTGTCGGTGCCAGGGAACGCTACGCACTCGTAGTCCTTGCCCGCGACTTTCTTGGCGGCGGTCCATTCGGACTTGGCCCAGTCACCCATGATCTGCATGCCGGCCTTGCCGTTGATGACCTTGCCCGCTTCGAGGTTCCAGTCCTGGCCTTTGCCGTCGACGTCCATGTAGGTCGCGACTTTCTTCAGCTCAGTAAGGGCCTTGACCATTTCCGGACCGGTCAGAGCGCCGTTATCCAGGTCGACCAGGGCTTTTTTGTAGCCATCAGCGCCCATCACCGACAGAACCACCGCTTCGAACACAGTGCTGTCCTGCCATGGCTGGCCACCGTGGGCGAGCGCGATGAAGCCCGCTTTCTTCAGCTTGTCGCCGGCTGCGTAGAATTCTTCAAGGGTGGTGGGGTTCTTGGTGATGCCGGCTTTCTTGAAGACTTCCGGGTTGATCCACAGCCAGTTCACGCGGTGGATGTTCACCGGCACGGCCACGTAGTCACCTTCGTACTTCACGGTGTCGGAGACTTTCTTGTCGAGCAGGGAATCCCATTTTTCTTCTTTGGCCACGTCTTTCAGGACGTCGGTGTCGAGCAGGCCAGTGGACGCCCATTCCTGGATGTCGGGGCCTTTGATCTGGGCCACGCCTGGCGGGTTGCCGGCGACCGCGCGGCTTTTGAGCACGGTCATGGCCGTGGCGCCGCCGCCACCTGCGACGGCACCGTCTTTCCAGGTGAAGCCGTCTTTCTCAACTTGGGCCTTCAGGACATCTACAGCCGCTTTTTCGCCACCCGAGGTCCACCAATGCACAACTTCAACCGTCCCTTTGGAGTCGGCGGCAAATGCACTGAGGGGGAACAACGAGGCAACGGAAATAGCTACGGCGAGGCGATTAATCGCGTTCATCTGAATACCTTTTCTTGTTGTTATGCATGCAAGTCTGGAGCTTGCGCTGCACGGAGTTTAAACATGGTTTTTTTGAGCGCAGGTAACAAAGGGATGCACAAATGTCACCACCTGGTGACATAGCGTCCAGCGCCTAAAGCGCTGGCCATGCTAGGTGCCAAAGGCAGTGCAGGCAGCACTACCGCTTGCCAGGCATGGTACAGGTCCGGCTTGCCACCCCAGATGTTGCAGCTGGGCTGGTTGTGCGGGCTGAGTTCGTGGTGCCAGCTGCCGTGGCGGCGGTCGATGAAATGGGTCTCGCAAAACTCCCAGAAGCGTCGGTACCAGGTTTCATAGTGAAGCTCACCGGTACGCTTGAGCAGGGCCTGGGCCGCGGCGCTGGCCTCGGCGTGGGTCCAATGCAGGCGCTCGCGCACCACCGGCTGATGCTGCCAGTCCAGCGTGTAGACGATGCCGGGGGCGCCGTCCACGCTCCAGGCGTATTCGCAGGCACTGGCGAAAAGCCCCTTGGCATCGCTGACCAGCCAATCCGGCGTGACCAGGCCGGCCTGCAGGCGCGCAGCCTCCAGGTGCAGCACCAGGCGCGCCCACTCGAAACCGTGGCCAGGGGTGATGCCATAAGGGCGGAAGCCGTCGGCGGGGTTGTCTTCGTTGTAACCGTGCACGGGTTGCCAGCGGCTGTCGAAATGCTCGATCACCATGAATTGGTTGTCGGCGGCATGACGGTGGATCACCCGCTCAACGATGCGCAACGCGCGGTCGAGCCACCGCGTGTCACCCGTGACATCCGCCAGCGCCAGAAAGGCTTCGGTGGCGTGCATATTGCTGTTGGCGCCGCGATAGGCTTCGATACCGCTCCAGTCTTGGGCAAACGATTCGAGCATCGCGCCCTCCTCCTCGCTCCAGAAGAACTGGTCGATGATGTGAATGGCGTCATTGAGCAGGGTTTGCGCACCGGGAGCCCCCGCCACCACCGCAGAGCTGGCCGCCAGGGCGACGAACGCATGCAGGTAGGCCGCCTTGCCAGTGTTGCCATCCTGGGCGTGTGGCGCGGCGAACCAACCGCCGTGCTCGCTATCGCGCAAAGGGCCACGCAGGGCCGCCACACCGTGTTCAACCCATTCGGCATACCCCGGCAGCCCCATGGCATGGGCCATGGCGAAACTGTGGGTCATGCGGGCGGTGTTCATGGTTTCGGCGCGGGCACTGGCCGCAAGGCGGCCTTTATCGTCCAGGTTGCCGAACCCGTCCGGCAGACGGGACGACTTGGCGAATGACAGCAGGCGCTGGCCTTCGGCGGCAAGCCAGGCGTGATGGGCAGGTGCATTCAGCCAACTGCTGGCAGGCAGTGGTTGCGTGGTCATGGGTGGCCCTTATTGTTTTTGGTGGGGTGACGGGAGTCTAAACAAGGGCGTGAGAGGGGCAAGTAACGAAGGGGATCATAAATGTCACCAAGCAGTGACAATGCTACAAGCGAGCGTGATTCAACTCTCGACAATGATCCAAATGTGGGAGCAAACCCCCTCCCACATTTTGGCCAGCTTTAGTCATTGAGCCTGCGGGGTGATCTTCGCCGGCGTATTGAGCTGCTGCTGCAGGTTCTGCACCTGGCTCTGCAAGGTAGTGATATTGCGCGTGGTCTGGATGCGGAAGACGTCGAACTCTTTATTGGTGGGTGCATCGCTGTTGGCCGGCTGGGCGTCCTGTGCGCTTTTAAGCACTACGAGGTCCTGCTCCAGGCGGGCAATGGCCGCGCTCGGGTTGCCTTGTTTCTTCAGGGCGGCAACGTCGGCCACCAGTTCCTTTATCTCGGCATCGCGCTTGCCGGCATCGCCTTGCGCGGCCTTGAGGCTGGCCACGGCGTCGGTCAGGGCTTGTACCTGGCCTTGCAACTTGCTGTTGGCAGTGGAGAGGTCGGCGGTGCTGGCGGTCATTTGCGCCAGGCGCTTGTCCAGTTCGGTGGCCTGGCCGGCGACGCCGAGTTGCTGCTTGCCCTGCTCCTGCAACTGGCTTTCCAACTGTTTGATCTGCGACTTCAGCGCTTCGCTGCCGTTATTCACGCTGGCTTGGCTGGCGACGACCCTGCCGGAAATGTCCTGCAGGCGCCCCGCCGCTTCTTCGCTGATGCGTGCAAAGCTTTCCTGGGTGGCAACCAACTGCTGGCCCATCAGGGAGATCTGCTGGAAACTCCACCAGGCCAAGCCGGCAAAGGCGATCAGCAGCGCGCCGATCAATGCCCACAACGGGCCGGTGCTGGCACTCTTGACCTTGACTACCGGTGTGTTGCGCGAACGCACCGAAGTGGCCGGGGAAGGTTCGAAATCATCGTCATCCCCTGGATCGGCCCGCAGGCTGGGAACGTTGTCGAAGTCGTCGTTGGCATCGTTACGCATGAATCAACCCTGAATCGCTGAAATGGCTGGCGGGAACGCCAGGCGACGGGAGTATAAACCGCAGTCCCATCGCACTGATCGACCGGGAACCACCCATTCGGTTCCCGATGTGTTGCCTGGTGTGACCTTACTTGCCACCCGGGTCCTGGGCTTTCCACCAACCGCAGAACTCGTCGAGGGCGGCCCACAGGCTGACCTTGGGCTCGTAGTCCAGATAATGCCTGGCCCGGCTGATGTCGAGGGTGAAATCTTTGTTCATGACTTGCATGCCCAGGCGCGATAACGCCGGCTCCGGTCGCCCCGGCCACAGGGCGCAGAAAGCTTCGTTCAACGCCGCCACGCTGTAGGACAAGCCGTAGGATCGATAACGGGTCACCTGGGGTAACTCCATTTGGCGCATCACGTAGTTCACCACATCCCACACCGGCACCGGCGCGCCGTTGCTGATGTTGTAGGCCCTGCCCAGCGCCGAGCCAGGGGCCAGCAAGCTGCTGAGCAGTGCTTCATTGAGGTTGTGGATGCTGGTGAAGTCGACCTTGTTCAGACCGTCGCCGACAATCGCCAGGCGGTTCTTGCGCTGCATTTTAAGCAGGCGCGGGAAGATGCTCATATCGCCGGCGCCGGTAACAAAACGTGGGCGCAGGGCCAGCACTTCAAGGCCGAACTCCTGGGCACCGAACACTTTCTGCTCAGCCAGGTACTTGGTGGCCGCATAGGGATGCTTGAAGCGCTTGGGCACTTGTTCTTCAGTCAGGCCCAGATGGTCGCGACCATCAAAATAGATCGACGGCGACGACAGGTGTACCAGGCGCCCAACCCGCTGTTTCAGGCAGGCCTCGACGACGTTTTCGGTGACCAGCACGTTGCCCTGGTGAAAATCCTGGTAACGCCCCCACAGCCCCACGGCACCGGCGCAGTGCACCACCGCTTCGACATCGCGGCACAGGTCGCGCACCAGGTCGGCATCATTGAGGTCACCCTGGATAAACTCGGCACCGCGCCGTACCAGGTGCTCCACGCCCTCGGCGCGGCGCCCGTTAACCCGCACGTCCAGGCCCTGCTCCAGGGCGAAACGCGCAAAGCGCCCGCCAATGAAGCCGCTTGCGCCGGTGACCAGAATCTTCATGTGTTACCCCGTGTTCTTTCGTTTTTCATTGCTGTTGCCTTGACGCCCGCTGTCAGTCCAACGGCACCAACCATTGACCACACGCCTGGGCCAGATGGTCGGTCAACAGGCCCAACAATTGCCCGCCGCTGCGCCAATGATGCCAGTACAACGGCACATCGATCGGTTTATCGGGCAATAACTCCACTAACACGCCCTTTTCCAACTGGTGGCGCACCTGCAATTCCGGCACCAGCCCCCAGCCCAGCCCGGCCTCCGTGAGCCGGATAAAGCCTTCGGACGATGGGCATAAATGATGCTCGAAACCACCGTCCACCCCGAGGGATGCCAGGTAGCGATGCTGCAGGAAATCGTCCGGGCCAAACACCAGCGCGGGCGTGCGCGCCAGTTGATCGGCGCGCACGCCTTGCGGGAAATGCCGGGTAATAAAGGCCGGGCTGGCCAATGCGCGGTAGCGCATGGCGCCGAGCAGCAGGCTGCGGGCTCCGGCTACCGGGCGTTCGCTGGCGCAAATGCAGGCCGCCACTTCACCGGCGCGCATCCGCTTGAGGCTGACGGCCTGGTCTTCAACAACCAAGTCGAGCAACAGATGTTGCTCGGCGCAAAATTCGCTGACCGCCTCGGCCCACCACGTCGCCAGGCTGTCGGCGTTGAGGGCGATACGCAGGCGTTCGGGCATGCCCTCTTCATCCAGCGCCGGCACCTGGCTTTGCAGGTCACGTTCCAGCAAGCGCACCTGTTGCACGTGATTGAGCAGGCGTCGGCCGATATCGGTGGGCGTCGGCGGCGTGGCCCGCACTAGCACCGGCTGGCCGACGCGCGCCTCCAGCAACTTGATGCGCTGGGAGATCGCCGATTGCGACAGCCCCAGCACCTGGGCGCCGCGCTCGAAGCCAGCCTGTTCCACTACGGCCGCGAGGGCAGACAGTAATTTATAGTCGAACATCAGTTTCTCTAATGAGCGATCAGCAATATTGGTTTTTCTTATACAGCCTCGACCCCGAGAATGACCAGCATCGCCTTGAGGATCTTTATTTATGTGGCAAAGCTATATGAACGGACTGCTGGTGGCCCTTGGCCTGATCATGGCAATCGGTACGCAAAATGCGTTTGTCCTGGCTCAGAGCCTGCGCCGCGAGCATCACCTGCCCGTCGCTGCCCTGTGTGTGATCTGTGATGCCGTGCTGGTGGCTGCCGGGGTTTTCGGCTTGGCGACGGTGCTGGCGCAGAGCCCGATACTGTTAGCCGTGGCGCGTTGGGGCGGTGCGGCATTCCTGTTGTGGTACGGCACGTGCGCGCTACGCAGGGCGTGTTCGAAACAGAGCCTGGACCAGGGCGCCAGTCTCAAGACCCGCTCATTGCGCGCCGTGCTGCTCAGTGCCCTGGCGGTGACCCTGCTCAACCCCCATGTCTACCTGGACACCGTGCTGCTGATCGGCTCCCTGGGCGCGCAACAAACCGAACCGGGCGCTTACGTGGCGGGGGCGGCCAGCGCGTCGTTCCTGTGGTTCGCCACGCTGGCACTCGGCGCGGCATGGCTGGCGCCCTGGCTCGCACGCCCGGCGACCTGGCGGCTGCTGGATCTGTTGGTGGCCGTGATGATGTTCAGCGTGGCCTATCAGTTAATAAGCGCGCCTTGAACTTATTCCAAAAGGCTCTGGAACCTCTATCCCACACAGTTGTTGCGTGGTTTTGCCGCACCCCCGGTGCTATGATCCTGCCCCTGCGCCGCAAAGAGTACAAACTCCCCGGCGCTTGTTTGGCCGCCCGTGATCGGCCTTGCGCTCACCGCAACTGACCTGATTAGGAGAATTATCATGGCTTTCGAATTGCCGCCGCTGCCCTACGCACACGATGCCCTGCAGCCGCACATCTCCAAGGAAACCTTGGAGTACCACCACGACAAGCACCACAACACCTATGTCGTGAACCTGAACAACCTGGTGCCAGGCACCGAGTTCGAAGGCAAGACCCTGGAAGAGATCGTTAAATCCTCTTCGGGCGGTATCTTCAACAACGCCGCTCAGGTCTGGAACCACACCTTCTACTGGAACTGCCTGGCGCCAAACGCCGGTGGCCAACCTACCGGCGCACTGGCTGAAGCTATCAACGCAGCGTTCGGTTCGTTCGACAAGTTCAAGGAAGAATTCACCAAGACGTCCGTCGGCACCTTCGGTTCCGGTTGGGGCTGGCTGGTGAAAAAAGCTGACGGTTCCCTGGCCCTGGCCAGCACCATCGGCGCCGGCAACCCACTGACCAACGGCGACACCCCGCTGCTGACCTGCGACGTATGGGAACACGCCTACTACATCGACTACCGCAACGTGCGTCCCAAGTATGTGGAAGCGTTCTGGAACCTGGTCAACTGGAAGTTCGTGGCTGAGCAGTTCGAAGGCAAGACCTTCACTGCCTAAGCAACGCGTGCAGTAGAAAGAGCCCGGCGATCGCCGGGCTTTTTTGTGGGCGCTTGAAAATGCACGCCGTGCAGGAAGTGTGGAACTCACTGAAACGAATTCGCCACCCAGACGACGAGAGAAATACCTCTCTCAGTTCATGTAGGAGACTCCGCAATGGATCCGTTATCGATGGGTATGTCGGCATTGTCATCAGTGATGCCAGTCGTCGGCCAAGGCCTGGATTTGCTGGGCAAAGGCTTGGATGTGCTCGGGAAGATCGTGGACGCAAAAAGCACGAGCGCCAATCAGGACCCAGGCAAAATCGGCGCCGATACGCACCAGAGCAACACTGTTCAGATCAGTTACAACGCATAAAACAGCGGGTCCCGCCAGGCGGGATAGCCAAAAGGTTCGCGCCCTTTGGGCCCCGCGCCACACCAGAGAGCGGCGGATTTTATCCGCCCTCTTCCTGCCCCACCTGCATTCGACCGCTTCCCGTTACCCCACGCCCCAATGTTCCTTTGACGGCCGCCATCAGATTGCCAATACTCATGGCATATTGAAGGCCACCCGCATGAGACAAGGAATGCCCCTTTGAAGCTGGAACTCAAAAACAGCTTGTCGGTGAAGTTGCTAAGGGTGGTGCTGCTCTCGGCATTGATCGTTGGCGTGGCGCTGAGCGTGGCGCAGATCGTGTTCGATGCTTATAAGACACGCCAGGCCGTAGCCGGCGATGCCCAGCGCATCCTCGACATGTTTCGCGACCCTTCGACCCAGGCCGTCTACAGCCTGGACCGCGAAATGGGCATGCAGGTGATCGAAGGGCTGTTTCAGGACGAGGCCGTGCGCATGGCCTCCATCGGCCATCCCAACGAGACCATGCTGGCGGAAAAAAGCCGCGCGTTGCAGCAGTCCCCCAGCCGCTGGCTGACCGACCTGATTCTTGGCCAGGAACGCACCTTCACCACTGCATTGGTTGGCAAAGGCCCGTACAGCGAGTATTACGGCGACCTGAGCCTGACCCTCGACACCGCCACCTACGGCAAGGGTTTTATTGTCAGCTCGGTGGTCATCTTTATTTCCGGCGTGTTACGCGCGCTGGCCATGGGCCTGGTGCTGTACCTGGTGTATCACTGGCTGCTGACCAAACCGTTGTCGCGGATAATCGAACACCTGACCTCCATCAATCCGGATCGGCCCAGCGAGCATAAGATCCCGCAACTCAAGGGGCACGAGCACAACGAGTTGGGGCTGTGGATCAACACCGCCAACCAGTTGCTGGAATCCATCGAACGCAACACCCACCTGCGCCACGAAGCCGAAAGCAGCCTGTTGCGCATGGCCCAGTACGATTTCCTGACCGGTCTGCCCAACCGCCAGAAGCTGCAGGAGCAACTGGACAAGATCCTGATCGATGCCGGTCGCCGGCAACGCCGGGTGGCGGTGTTATGTGTAGGGTTGGATGACTTTAAAAGCATCAACGAGCAGTTCACCTACCAGGCCGGCGACAAATTGCTGCTGGCCCTGGCCGACCGCTTGCGTGCCCATAGTGGCCGCCTTGGGACCCTCGCGCGTCTGGGCGGCGACCAGTTCGCCCTGGTGCAGGCCGACATCGACCAACCTTACGAAGCCGCCGAGCTGGCGCAAAGCATCCTCGACGACCTGGAAGCGGAATTCGCCCTCGACCACGAGCAGATCCGTCTGCGCGCCACTATCGGCATCACCCTGTTCCCCGAAGACGGCGACAGCACCGAAAAGCTGCTGCAAAAGGCCGAACAGACCATGACCCTGGCCAAGAGCCGTTCGCGCAACCGCTATCAGTTCTATATCGCCAGCGTCGACAGCGAAATGCGCCGCCGCCGCGAACTGGAGAAAGACCTGCGCGACGCGTTGAGCCGCGACCAGTTTCACTTGGTGTACCAACCGCAGATCAGCTACCGCGATCAGCACGTGGTGGGCGTGGAAGCGCTGATTCGCTGGCAGCACCCGGAGCATGGGCTGGTACCGCCGGACCTGTTCATCCCACTGGCCGAGCAGAACGGCACCATTATTGCGATCGGTGAATGGGTGCTGGACCAGGCCTGCCGCCAATTGCGCGAATGGCACGACCAGGGCTTCACCGCCCTGCGCATGGCGGTCAACCTGTCCACCGTGCAGTTGCACCACTCCGAATTGCCGAGGGTGGTCAACAACCTGATGCAGATCTACCGCCTGCCGCCGCGCAGCCTGGAGCTGGAAGTCACCGAGACCGGCCTGATGGAAGACATCAGCACCGCCGCCCAGCACCTGTTGAGCCTGCGCCGCTCCGGTGCGTTGATCGCCATCGATGACTTCGGCACCGGCTACTCGTCCCTGAGCTACCTCAAGAGCCTGCCGCTGGACAAGATCAAGATCGACAAGAGCTTCGTCCAGGACCTGTTGGACGATGACGACGATGCGACCATCGTGCGCGCCATTATCCAACTGGGTAAAAGCCTGGGCATGCAGGTGATCGCCGAAGGCGTGGAAACTGCGGAACAGGAGGCTTACGTCATTTCCGAGGGCTGCCACGAAGGTCAGGGCTACTACTACAGCAAACCCTTGCAGGCACGCGAGCTGGCGGCTTTTTTGAAGCAGGCCGAGCGCAATAACGCGGCCATTCTCTGACGCGGCAATACGATACTGAATATTTCCCGCGTGTACCCCTTTACACAAAATGCAAATCTTTCGCATTATGTCGCAGTTTTTGCGCTCCCCCGCGCGTCCCATCAACAACCGAAGCAGGATGTTCGCCATGATTCGTATGCCCCTGGCCACCGCCAGTCTGCTGGCTATTGCCATTTCTCTCGCCGGTTGCGGCGAAGGTAAAGACAAGCCCGCAGCCAACCAGGCGCCGACCCCGGCTGCCAGCACTACCGCTCCAGCGGCTGCCACTCCTGCCGGCCAGGTCGACGAAGCCGCCGCCAAAGCCGTGGTCGCGCATTACGCCGACATGGTGTTCGCGGTGTACAGCGACGCCGAAGCCACTGCGAAAACCCTGCAGACCGCCATCGACGCCTTCCTCGCCAAGCCGAACGACGAAACCCTCAAGGCCGCCCGTGCTGCCTGGGTTGCCGCGCGCGTGCCTTACCTGCAGAGCGAAGTATTCCGCTTCGGCAACACCATCATTGATGACTGGGAAGGTCAGGTGAACGCCTGGCCCCTGGACGAAGGCCTGATCGACTATGTCGACAAGTCCTACGAGCACGCCCTGGGTAACCCAGGCGCCACCGCCAACATCATCGCCAACACTCAAGTCCAGGTCGGCGAAGACAAGGTCGACGTGAAGGAAATCACCCCGGAAAAACTCGCCAGCCTCAACGAGCTGGGCGGTTCCGAGGCCAACGTCGCCACTGGCTACCACGCCATCGAATTCCTGCTCTGGGGCCAGGACCTGAACGGTACCGGCCCAGGCGCCGGCAACCGTCCCGCGTCGGACTACCTGACCGGCGACGGCGCCACTGGCGGTCACAACGAGCGTCGTCGTACCTACCTGCGCGCCGTGACCCAACTGCTGGTCAGCGACTTGCAAGAAATGGTCGGCAACTGGAAACCCAAGGTTGACGATAACTACCGCGCCACCCTGGAGGCAGAACCTGCCACCGACGGCCTGCGCAAGATGCTGTTCGGCATGGGCAGCCTGTCCCTGGGCGAGCTGGCCGGCGAGCGTATGAAAGTGTCCCTGGAAGCCAACTCGCCGGAAGATGAGCAGGACTGCTTCAGCGACAACACCCACTACTCGCACTTCTATGACGCCAAGGGCATCCGCAACGTCTACCTGGGCGAGTACACCCGTGTTGACGGCACCAAACTGACCGGCGCCAGCCTGTCGTCCCTGGTGGCCAAGGTGGACCCAGCCGCCGACACCGCGTTGAAGGCCGACCTGGCCGCGACCGAAGCGAAGATCCAGGTCATGGTTGACCACGCCAACAAGGGTGAGCACTACGACCAGTTGATCGCGGCCGGCAACGACGCGGGCAACCAGATCGTGCGCGACGCCATCGCCTCGCTGGTCAAGCAGACCGGTTCGATCGAAGCCGCGGCAGGCAAGCTGGGCATCAGCGACCTGAACCCCGACAGCGCTGATCACGAGTTCTGATCAGTGGTGCGTTGAACGAGGCGACCTTCGGGTCGCCTTTTTCATGCCTGTTGTCCACAGTAGTACCACCACCGGCAAACCCATGTGGAGGGCCCGGTTTACATGCCCCACACCCCAGGTAGAATGGCGCCTCTGCCCTATATCGAGCGAACTTCATGGCGTTG
This region of Pseudomonas asgharzadehiana genomic DNA includes:
- a CDS encoding LysR family transcriptional regulator ArgP; amino-acid sequence: MFDYKLLSALAAVVEQAGFERGAQVLGLSQSAISQRIKLLEARVGQPVLVRATPPTPTDIGRRLLNHVQQVRLLERDLQSQVPALDEEGMPERLRIALNADSLATWWAEAVSEFCAEQHLLLDLVVEDQAVSLKRMRAGEVAACICASERPVAGARSLLLGAMRYRALASPAFITRHFPQGVRADQLARTPALVFGPDDFLQHRYLASLGVDGGFEHHLCPSSEGFIRLTEAGLGWGLVPELQVRHQLEKGVLVELLPDKPIDVPLYWHHWRSGGQLLGLLTDHLAQACGQWLVPLD
- a CDS encoding carbohydrate ABC transporter permease; its protein translation is MTSLASKPAISLSRIAIYAVLILAVLLYLVPLVVMLLTSFKTPEDITTGNLLSWPTVVTGIGWIKAWDTVDGYFWNSIKITVPAVLISTAIGALNGYVLSFWRFRGSQLFFGLLLFGCFLPFQTVLLPASFTLGKMGLASTTTGLVFVHVVYGLAFTTLFFRNYYVSIPDALIKAARLDGAGFFTIFRQIILPMSTPIIMVCLIWQFTQIWNDFLFGVVFSSGDSQPITVALNNLVNTSTGAKEYNVDMAAAMIAGLRTLLVYVIAGKYFVRGLTAGAVKG
- a CDS encoding ATPase, whose product is MRNDANDDFDNVPSLRADPGDDDDFEPSPATSVRSRNTPVVKVKSASTGPLWALIGALLIAFAGLAWWSFQQISLMGQQLVATQESFARISEEAAGRLQDISGRVVASQASVNNGSEALKSQIKQLESQLQEQGKQQLGVAGQATELDKRLAQMTASTADLSTANSKLQGQVQALTDAVASLKAAQGDAGKRDAEIKELVADVAALKKQGNPSAAIARLEQDLVVLKSAQDAQPANSDAPTNKEFDVFRIQTTRNITTLQSQVQNLQQQLNTPAKITPQAQ
- a CDS encoding carbohydrate ABC transporter permease, with translation MSSVAVFSKASPFDALQRWLPKLVLAPSMFIVLVGFYGYILWTFVLSFTTSTFLPSYKWAGLAQYERLFDNDRWWVASKNLALFGGMFIGITLVIGVTLAIFLDQKIRREGFIRTIYLYPMALSMIVTGTAWKWLLNPGMGLDKLLRDWGWEGFRLDWLIDPDRVVYCLVIAAVWQASGFIMAMFLAGLRGVDQSIIRAAQIDGASLPRIYWSVVLPSLRPVFFSAVMILAHIAIKSFDLVAAMTAGGPGYSSDLPAMFMYSFTFSRGQMGMGSASAILMLGAILAIIVPYLYSELRTKRND
- a CDS encoding NAD-dependent epimerase/dehydratase family protein: MKILVTGASGFIGGRFARFALEQGLDVRVNGRRAEGVEHLVRRGAEFIQGDLNDADLVRDLCRDVEAVVHCAGAVGLWGRYQDFHQGNVLVTENVVEACLKQRVGRLVHLSSPSIYFDGRDHLGLTEEQVPKRFKHPYAATKYLAEQKVFGAQEFGLEVLALRPRFVTGAGDMSIFPRLLKMQRKNRLAIVGDGLNKVDFTSIHNLNEALLSSLLAPGSALGRAYNISNGAPVPVWDVVNYVMRQMELPQVTRYRSYGLSYSVAALNEAFCALWPGRPEPALSRLGMQVMNKDFTLDISRARHYLDYEPKVSLWAALDEFCGWWKAQDPGGK
- a CDS encoding ABC transporter substrate-binding protein is translated as MNAINRLAVAISVASLFPLSAFAADSKGTVEVVHWWTSGGEKAAVDVLKAQVEKDGFTWKDGAVAGGGGATAMTVLKSRAVAGNPPGVAQIKGPDIQEWASTGLLDTDVLKDVAKEEKWDSLLDKKVSDTVKYEGDYVAVPVNIHRVNWLWINPEVFKKAGITKNPTTLEEFYAAGDKLKKAGFIALAHGGQPWQDSTVFEAVVLSVMGADGYKKALVDLDNGALTGPEMVKALTELKKVATYMDVDGKGQDWNLEAGKVINGKAGMQIMGDWAKSEWTAAKKVAGKDYECVAFPGTDKAFTYNIDSLAVFKQKDKGTAAGQQDIAKVVLGENFQKVFSINKGSIPVRNDMLNKMDSYGFDSCAQTAAKDFLADAKTGGLQPSMAHNMATTLAVQGAFFDVVTNYINDPKADPADTAKKLGAAIKSAK
- a CDS encoding D-mannose isomerase is translated as MTTQPLPASSWLNAPAHHAWLAAEGQRLLSFAKSSRLPDGFGNLDDKGRLAASARAETMNTARMTHSFAMAHAMGLPGYAEWVEHGVAALRGPLRDSEHGGWFAAPHAQDGNTGKAAYLHAFVALAASSAVVAGAPGAQTLLNDAIHIIDQFFWSEEEGAMLESFAQDWSGIEAYRGANSNMHATEAFLALADVTGDTRWLDRALRIVERVIHRHAADNQFMVIEHFDSRWQPVHGYNEDNPADGFRPYGITPGHGFEWARLVLHLEAARLQAGLVTPDWLVSDAKGLFASACEYAWSVDGAPGIVYTLDWQHQPVVRERLHWTHAEASAAAQALLKRTGELHYETWYRRFWEFCETHFIDRRHGSWHHELSPHNQPSCNIWGGKPDLYHAWQAVVLPALPLAPSMASALGAGRYVTRW